AGCCGAGGAGGGACGCTGCGAGGTTGGCACGGGGCAGGTGCAGCTCGGTCAGCGCGGAGGCGAAGCCGAGGCCGTGCACCAACCCGAAGCCGAACGTCACGAGCCACCGCGAGCCGAGCGACCCCCGGCCCCGCCAGACGTTCTCCGCGGCGACATAGGTAATGCTGAGCGCGATCGCACTCTCCACCCATCGCGACGGCAGGTCGACCAGGCCGAGCACGGCAAGCGACAGCGTGATCGAATGCGCGACGGTGAACGCGGTGACGATCTTGAGCAGTTGCGGCAGGGTCGCGCCGACCATGAGCAGGCTCAACAGGAACAGCATGTGGTCGTAGCCGGTGAGAATGTGCTCGATGCCCATGAGGATGAAGCCCCCGGCCGCCTGCCAGACCGCGGGACGGCCGAGTTCGATCGTCGCCTGTTCATGCCCTGGGGTAAACGCGACGTTGTGCACCCGGCCGTCCGCCAGGATCGTCGCGAGGCAACTGGCGGTCGACGCGCCGGGCGGGAAGAGATCGTAGTGGATCGTGAGCGCGTCCACCGGCGCCGGCCACGCGTACGCGAGGACCAGGGTGGTGTGGGTCGCCGGGGCGAGGCCGGCCGGGCCCGACGCCGCGGGTGCGCCGGCGAACGGCTGGACCGACAGCGCGCCTTCCTCGAGTCCGGCGCCCGCCTGGTGGCGAAGACGCGCGAACAGCCGGACGTGCGCGGAGAGGACCCGCCGCAGGTCCTCGCGGGCCCGGATCGCTGCGCCGGACAGGCGGCCGGTGTGGCGATCGTCGGCGAACGCGAGAAGACCGCTCGGCACAGTCAGTGTGACGCGCGCCCGGGCACCGTTGACCGCGATCTCCGCGGCGGCCTGATCGGCCCAGTGCGCCTCGACGTGCGCGGGTCCCGCGGCCAGCCACGGCGCCAGGAGCGCGATCGTGATCGGCAGGATCCATCGTCCCCAATGTCGCGTCATGGTCCCGTCTCCTCTCCGCTATAACCCGACGAGTGCAACCTGCAGCGAGCGCGCGTCGAACGCCGGATCGGCCGCGCGCACGCGCCGCAGGTACCCCCGGGCGGCCTCCGTGTCGCCGAGTTGCTGTGCGATCAACGCGGCGCGATAGAAGTATCGCGCGTCCCGCACCCCCCACCGCATCGCGGCGCGCTCCGCCCGCTGCGCTTCGTCCCACCGTCCGGCGAGGCAGAGCGCCCACGCCATCGTGTCGAGCGTGTCGGGGTCCATCCGCACGGCGAGTTCCTGCCGCATC
This region of bacterium genomic DNA includes:
- a CDS encoding HupE/UreJ family protein, giving the protein MTRHWGRWILPITIALLAPWLAAGPAHVEAHWADQAAAEIAVNGARARVTLTVPSGLLAFADDRHTGRLSGAAIRAREDLRRVLSAHVRLFARLRHQAGAGLEEGALSVQPFAGAPAASGPAGLAPATHTTLVLAYAWPAPVDALTIHYDLFPPGASTASCLATILADGRVHNVAFTPGHEQATIELGRPAVWQAAGGFILMGIEHILTGYDHMLFLLSLLMVGATLPQLLKIVTAFTVAHSITLSLAVLGLVDLPSRWVESAIALSITYVAAENVWRGRGSLGSRWLVTFGFGLVHGLGFASALTELHLPRANLAASLLGFNVGVEIGQVSVILLATLALDAIRAYGWAPGFRRWVSVAAACTGLVWFVQRALLAS